The following proteins are co-located in the Hevea brasiliensis isolate MT/VB/25A 57/8 chromosome 11, ASM3005281v1, whole genome shotgun sequence genome:
- the LOC131170362 gene encoding secreted RxLR effector protein 161-like, producing the protein MTLEFEMTDIGLMTYYLGLEVKQIEDGIFISQEGYAKKILEKFKMLDCNPVNMLMECGVKLSKFDSEEKVDSTLFKSLVGSLRYLTFSRPDILFSVGLVSHFMEAPVFSHMNVAKRILHYLKGTIDFGLFYSSSNKFKLVGFCDSNFARDVDDRKSTMGFVFFMGDCAITWSSKNQSIVTLSTCESEYVAATSYTCHAIWLRRLLKGLEPQRFILTISLHKLSLRIWCFMIKASI; encoded by the coding sequence ATGACTCTTGAATTTGAGATGACCGACATTGGCCTCATGACTTACTATTTAGGCCTAGAGGTGAAGCAAATAGAAGATGGCATTTTTATTTCTCAAGAAGGATAtgcaaagaaaattttggagaaattcaaAATGCTTGACTGCAATCCTGTGAACATGCTTATGGAATGTGGAGTTAAGTTGTCAAAGTTCGATAGCGAGGAAAAGGTAGATTCCACTCTCTTTAAAAGTCttgtgggaagcttgagatacTTGACATTCTCAAGACCTGATATTCTCTTTTCAGTTGGGTTAGTAAGTCATTTTATGGAAGCTCCTGTCTTCTCTCACATGAATGTTGCTAAAAGAATTCTACATTACCTTAAAGGTACcattgattttgggttattttattCTTCATCTAATAAGTTCAAGCTTGTGGGATTTTGTGATAGTAATTTTGCTAGAGATGTTGATGATAGAAAAAGTACAATGGGTTTTGTATTTTTTATGGGTGATTGTGCAATTACATGGAGTTCCAAAAATCAATCCATTGTTACATTGTCAACTTGTGAATCGGAATATGTGGCGGCAACTTCTTATACTTGTCATGCTATTTGGCTTAGAAGATTATTAAAAGGGCTGGAGCCACAGAGATTTATATTGACAATAAGTCTGCACAAGCTCTCGCTAAGAATCTGGTGTTTCATGATCAAAGCAAGCATATAG